The Sulfurihydrogenibium sp. genome segment AACCAGATTTTATATTTTTAGATATTGGTTTAAAAGGTTCTAATGGACTTGAGCTGCTGAAGAAAATAAGCACGTTGGAAGACCATCCGTACGTTGTAATCATCTCCGGTCATTCTGAGTATAAATATTTAATTGAAGCAATGAAGCATGGAGCCTATGACTACATCACAAAACCGTTTGATATAGAAAGGATAAAGCAGGTAATAAATGAGATAAAAGAGTGCTTAAAAGCAAAAGTAGTTTCAGAAGTTCCATCGCAAGAGATTATCGGAAAAAGCCCTGCTATGAGAGAAATTTTTAAGCTTGCTGGTAGAGCTGCTGTTTCTAACGACCCGGTAATAATAAGCGGAGAAAGTGGAACAGGTAAAGAAGTAATAGCAAATCTTATTCATAAACATTCAAACAGGGCAGACAAACCTTTTATAGCTTTAAACATGGCATCTATTCCAATAGGACTTATAGAAAGTGAACTGTTTGGCTACGAAAAAGGGGCTTTCACAGGAGCTGATAAAAGCAAGGAAGGAAAATTTCTGCAGGCAAACGGCGGAACAATCTTTTTAGATGAAATCGGAGAAATGCCATTAGAAGCACAAGCTAAGCTTTTAAGAGTATTGCAAGAGATGGAAATTACACCAATAGGAAGTAAAAAGTCTTATAAAATTGATGTTAGAGTAATTGCAGCAACCAACAAAGATCTAATTAAACTTGTAGCGGAAGGAAAATTTAGAGAAGACTTATTTTATAGACTTTCTGTGATTGAGATTAAACTTCCACCACTTAGAGAAAGGAAGGAAGATATACCAGAACTCGTTGAGCTTTTTACCAAACAAGCATTAGAAAGATATAACCTAAAATCTGGCGGATTTACGCAAGAATCAATTAAATTTTTAGTAAATTACTCATGGCCTGGTAATGTTAGAGAATTGAAAAATCTTGTATTTAAGCTTATTGCAATGTACAGAGAAAGACCAATCACACCAGACCTACTGCCGGCAAACATAAAAGGAGAAGAAGAGCAAACAGGAGATTGGAGAAGTGGATTTTTAACTGAAGTAAGAAAACTACTCACAAGAAAAAGAAAAAACATTTACATAAAACTAATAGAAGAAGCAGAATATATATTGATAAAAGAAACATTAAAATTCACAGAAGGAAATATATCTTTAGCATCTAAATATTTAGGACTTCA includes the following:
- a CDS encoding sigma-54 dependent transcriptional regulator; its protein translation is MLKALIFEDEKTTRNVLKRILHKENVEAYEFEEAPKDLHVISQYKPDFIFLDIGLKGSNGLELLKKISTLEDHPYVVIISGHSEYKYLIEAMKHGAYDYITKPFDIERIKQVINEIKECLKAKVVSEVPSQEIIGKSPAMREIFKLAGRAAVSNDPVIISGESGTGKEVIANLIHKHSNRADKPFIALNMASIPIGLIESELFGYEKGAFTGADKSKEGKFLQANGGTIFLDEIGEMPLEAQAKLLRVLQEMEITPIGSKKSYKIDVRVIAATNKDLIKLVAEGKFREDLFYRLSVIEIKLPPLRERKEDIPELVELFTKQALERYNLKSGGFTQESIKFLVNYSWPGNVRELKNLVFKLIAMYRERPITPDLLPANIKGEEEQTGDWRSGFLTEVRKLLTRKRKNIYIKLIEEAEYILIKETLKFTEGNISLASKYLGLHRNTISKKIKDLEIDISEE